The window ataaaaacatggATAACATAATCTTTATTGACCCCCTCAATTCAACATCCTGAGACACTGACCTGGTGACACATATTTTCATATACTAAAACTACACGCTCAATATAATGCATACTTTGATAAAATTATACAACTCCAAATGCTGAAACATTTAACCTTCACCCAATTCCCACAACTACAAGCTACAAAATGAGGATACGAAACACAATCAAAAAGAGAAGGAACCCAAAATCAGTATGTAAACTACAAAACGCTAAACAACTGCAACTTCAGCTATATTAATTTCATCAACATCTATTTATGAACAGCTAACCACATCAACCAAATAATTCTTCATAAAATTATCAGAACATTCAGTGACTTCAAATGCACTTAATAGTCATAGTTAAAGAATAAGCAGCCCAAAAAGCACGAAGATTATTCCAAAAAAAACAGGCAAAAGGTCAGTTCTGGGTAATATAATTGAAACATCTACTAAAGCACAATAAGTTTACAACAGTAAAGAAGTAATAATCAGCTGAATAATGAGAGGAGCGAGTCAATGACAAGAAAGACTTTGTGACTTTCAATGCAACAGTgagaaaaaacgcttaaaacataTAGAATTACTGGTTTTTTAGTTCCAATTCAAGAGGCAAATAACAAACTAGACAGAAAAAGCATAGATAATTTGTGTCGATAACATTTTAACTTTAATgtaccaaaaataaataaaagaaccCTCATTAACTTTGTCAACTACAAAACAACCACATCAGCTGTAAGTCGACTAAACCTTTATAGACACAAAATTAATCACCTTCCCCATAATATTCTCACAAAGCAGCATCCATTATGCACTAAATATCTCTAAAAACAAGCCAAAGCCAAACATAAAACATAGCATTGTGCATTGCATATCATGTCACTTAATTTATTTCTAACAACTTACAGAAACGCACAAGGCATTACAACTTCATACCACACTGTAGTTTATTCAATCAAATAAAAGTCATGCCACGAAAACTTATACTATTGTGTAAATTACAATGACATACATTTTATGCATTTCATTAACCCAATGTTATTAAACGACTCCCAGTCTCCCACTAAGCACCATTAAAAAGAGGTCGAATATAGTGATAATCGGGAGATAGTATGGTAGCAAACATCAACTTGCAACTTCACGTGTATTATAGCATAGCTAATTTAAATCGTGGTTTAAAACGAGCAAGAAGAAAGTACTCTCTccatatttctaataccaataTACAACAAAAACAAGACTCGACAATTAAGAAATCAATTGTAAAGCTGATCACCTCAAACCATTCAACTCAAAAACTACAAAACAATTATTCAAAGACACCAAAAACATACCGTCCACAATTCTTTAAAGCAATCAAACACATTTTTACCTCATCGGTAATCCattagtttaataaaaaaacattactatggaacaaaattaagtaattaacatTTCATGAACAAgagaaacaaacaaaaataccagtaaaatgaaaatagaaagaagaaactaaccattaGAGTCGGATCTCTTAGCACGCTTAATCTTCTCAAGCTGAACCTGCATTTCAACAAGCATCTGCATCCTCTGACATTCCAACTCCTTAGCAAACTGCATTCTCTGTTTCTCCAACTCGATCATTTGTCTTTGCTTCTCCCCCTCAACTCTTGCATAAACCTCCCCAAACTTCTCAATCACCCTTGCTAATTTTCTTATCCCATCCGCTTCACTACTCTCTCCACCACTCACCTccacctcttcttcttcctcctcctcttcctcGTCTTCCTCCTCGCTATCAGCTGCAGCAGCAGCGGCTGCAGCAATCGCAGAGTAATTCTTTCGGAAATATGAAGATTCCTCTCCTCGAAACGGAGCCGAAGAAGGAATCGAAGGAGACGGAGAAGGTGCGGGCCTCTTCTGAGGAACAATCGCAGGAGTACGATGAGAAACAAGAGGAACCGCCATCGGAGGTGACGGAGATAGTTTCTTTAACGGCATAGTAGATCCAATAAGTTGATCTAAAGGAGTAAAAAAAGGCCAAGGACTCTTATAACTACCATTGGAATCCAAAACCCTAGCTTTCTCAATCTTGTATTTCTTCTTCAAAGTATCGATCCGATTCTTACACTGAACATCCGTTCTCCTAGCTTTCTTAATATGTCCATGGCGACTATtaacagcatcagcaacctccTGCCATTGTTTTTGACGCAGATTTCCACGATTAAGCTCGATATAGCGTTGTCCCCATGCTTCGATGAGAGTAGAAGTAGCATCCTCGCTCCAACAATCTTCTCTCGCCGGAGCAGGTCTAGAAGAAATCATCGCCAACGAAGGAGTC of the Amaranthus tricolor cultivar Red isolate AtriRed21 chromosome 6, ASM2621246v1, whole genome shotgun sequence genome contains:
- the LOC130815184 gene encoding trihelix transcription factor ENAP1-like, which encodes MAENPDSSSTPSLAMISSRPAPAREDCWSEDATSTLIEAWGQRYIELNRGNLRQKQWQEVADAVNSRHGHIKKARRTDVQCKNRIDTLKKKYKIEKARVLDSNGSYKSPWPFFTPLDQLIGSTMPLKKLSPSPPMAVPLVSHRTPAIVPQKRPAPSPSPSIPSSAPFRGEESSYFRKNYSAIAAAAAAAADSEEEDEEEEEEEEEVEVSGGESSEADGIRKLARVIEKFGEVYARVEGEKQRQMIELEKQRMQFAKELECQRMQMLVEMQVQLEKIKRAKRSDSNDMYS